The Ziziphus jujuba cultivar Dongzao chromosome 5, ASM3175591v1 genome segment ttgggattttttctctttaggatcattgaagaatatatattttgcatgttgttgcatttaacacacattaggggacttgtgggggccaaaaaattagtaaaatgtgattaccatagtgGTTttagtaattactgatgaaacctaagataatttttccagcaactacaaattgattactgtaggtttcattggtaattactgaaggtcctatgataatcaaatttttatgccaatttgataattttttcagaacttttggggttttttctctttaggatcattgaagaatgtatattttgcatgttgttgcatttaacacacattagaggacttgtgggggccaaaaaattgttaaaatgtgATTGTtataggggtttcgataattaccaatgaaacctacggtaatttttccagcaactacaaattgattactctaggtttcatcgataattactaAAGGCCAtacgataatcaaatttttgtgccaatttgagaactttttcagaacttttggggttttttctctttaggatcattgaagaatgtatattttgcatgttattgcatataacacacattagaggacttgtgggggccaaaaaattgataaaatttgattaccataggggtttcggtaattaccgatgaaacctatggtaattttttcagcaactacaaattgattaccataggtttcatcggtaattaccaaaggtcctacggtaataaaatttttatgccaatttgagaactttttcagaacttctggggttttttctctttaggatcattgaagaatgcatattttgcatgttgttgcatttaatacacattaggggactcgtgggggccaaaaaattgataaaatatgattaccataggggtttcagtaattatcgatgaaacctacggtaatttttccgtATGCTTAACCCATTGAACAAGTATGGGAGGGATGGAGATAGGTACACATAGAGGAGTGGCCAAATTCACTATCAGTCACCCTTTGGACCACTTAAGAATAAGTTAAAGACGATAAGGACAACAGACCATGACATGGAGATGAGTTAGTATTTGAACCCTTTCGTCTTCATATACATGAATGCAGGCTGTAACAACAAAACAGATCCTGAATGTTTAAGTCAGCACCATGTGAAGGGCTTTACATAAAAGGTagaaaaagtaacaagaaaacatTCATAAAAAAGGCACAGCTCCAAGTTGATTACTTAAAATTTCCTTATGAAGAGACacgaaaattacaaaaacagaaaagaatatGTAGGATATAACTATTACATACAACCCTATTATCTGGAGTAGTGTATGAACTACGACCTCCGTGGCTGCTTCAAGTGTGTATTTCCTATACATTTTAAGCACTAAATTTACAGGAGCATCATGCTCTTACTGTCTATTATCTGCTCTCCTATCATTCAACTTATTTTTCATCACTCAAAAGGTAAACTATTTGTTCAGTGTATTCATGTtttcttatatttgtatttaccaAAAACTTACAGAACAAAGCGTTTATGTCGTAGTAAAAATAACTATGTACTCATTTGATGTTTGTATTATAGGATTTTGGGTTGCAACATATACAGAAAGTGGTGGGTTTACAGCTGTTTATAGCTAGTTTGGTGGTTCTTGCTCTCAATTCATCATATAGCTCTTCACAACCTATGCCCTCAAGGtaattactctctctctctgctcagtgattttttttctatttgaatcTGCAATGTAGGGGTTTAGTTACTTTATTCATCAGGGTGTGACTTGAAGCTAGCATAATGGCAGGCTATTCAACTCTGTCCACTCTTAACATTGCTTTTCCTGTTTTCCCTAATCCTAAGGTGTCAAGaacccaatttttttattttaaagaattttataaatttcaattgaAATAAAACAGCATAgataatagaaatataaactGTACAAGAATGCTGACAGATTAGAGAAAATTGGTGATTGTTATGCtatcattaatatttaaaattataattttaaatatggttATAATGTATAAGACATTTTCAGTGACTTATTTCCCTTGTTTCATTTCTTGGTCAGCCTGGTTGAAATTGAACTGCCATATTTTACAACTGCGATAACATCACCATCAAGTCCTTTTGCTCTTTCTCTTGCAAAGCATCTGCAATCAATTGGTGCTAAAATGTATGGGGCTTTCTGGTATTCACACTACCTAGAACAAAAACAGGTAACTTTACACTctgtaacttttgttttagaagATGATTTGAACAATGAGGTTAATACAATTGAAAAATTGGTAATTGTATTCACATTGATCATCTCTTGtgcattttgttttcaaaaaatgaattaCTTGCTACATTATGGTATTTGCGTGGTGACACTGAATGCAGATGTTTGGAAGTGAGGCAGCAAAACAGTTGAATTATGTTGAATGCTTCCTTGATGGTTATAAGAAAggaaccaaaattttaaaggcATGCACAGATGCTGGAATTGAAGGTTTCCCAACATGGGTGATAAACGGGCAGGTGAGAAAGCGTTAAAATTCATTCATTGGATTTTACTGATTACTCAATTTGGAGAAGATGAAATTGCCATTGAAGTTTCTCCCCTCCCGACATGTTATTTTCTCGCCCTTTGAAATTCATCCATTTCTCATCAAAGATGGGTGTTTCTTGCAAGTTTTGAGCGGTGAACAAGAGTTGTCGGATCTTGTACAAGCATCTGGTTTTGATGTTAAATGAATCTAGTCTGGCCACATAGGATGATTCTGTTCAAATTGTGTTGTTTCACATATGTATAGAGTGAATAGTGTCCTTGTGATTTACGTAGTAATCATATTCGAACTGCAATATTTGTACatcttttgagtttttttttttttttttttttttgctttctctaAAAAGATGAGGCAGCTTTACAATAATCATATTCGAACTACAATACTTTTACATCTTCTGAGTTTTTTATGcaatctttatttttgttttttacctgTAAAAAGATAAACTCTTCGTTCCAAGCATAAATAGAAAACCAACTAAGCAACCCATTAAAACAGCAATTGAAgatctaccaaaaccatcaagtgGATCAAAATTGAAATCCAAAACCAAAGGACTAATTAGGAAGCAAACCATATTCCCAGCTATGGCTCCCAAAGCCCCAAAGAGAACATTCAATTGCTTCTCCGACCTCCTCAATgcagatttttcaaaagaaaccttggTGAGCAacatcaaaaacttaaaaacactCATAAATCCTAGTAGAATCGAAACAAAACCCCCATTTGCTAAAGACCCAGATTCTTCCgatccaccattcaagtatttctAAAGCAGCAAAAAAGAACTAACCACAAGCGAGAAGGTAACCTTGTATTAGATCTAAAATAAAGGATATCcaggtcttttaaaatttttttaagggtgTAATAGATGTTAAagagtaaaacaaaaaagtttaccAATGCAAGGGTATATATATCGTTATGATCCTTCTAAAGAGGGCATTAGGCCAAATTTCCCTATAAACAAAGGGCTTTCTGCCACATGCCATGCGGCTAAAATACACTACCTACATAAGCTATGTTTGGATACCAATAACATCCTATGACAAACAAAGCTACTattttttggcataaaaggTTTCATATAAACAATCAAAACCCTGATAACTTgtttttaaataccacaagaaatttttttttttttttttactttttatgaataaaataaattattttaacatatattatgaGCACAAAACAATGTTGAAGAAAAATTTGAAGTAAGTCAGGTAGATGATAATAACGATGGTATGGAAATTTACATatattacccccaaaaaaaaaaaaaaaacaaaaaacaaaaaatgaagaagaagaagaagaaaaagaagaaattgacaAAGGGATAATGCGCGTCAGTCTgtgccaaaaaaaacaaaaagaagataaaattgaTGTGATGAAACTCTTTGTATGCTATGAAACACAGTGGAATCAGAGTCAACAAAATGAGCAATAGGACTCCACCACATATTTGCACGCCCTTAATTAGCCAATGGAAGCTCCGGTGCtgatcttctttttcttttcttttttctttttaattgtttaagttGCTCTGCTATTTATCATCAActgtattaatattatttaaatctaTGTATGATTTACACTCTGGTAAAGACACtcatgaccttttttttttttgttgctctGAAGGCACTCATGACTTACACTCTAGTAAAGACACTCATTcatcttttaattaattcacaTAGAAATAATGTTTAACATATTTAATATACTAATACTCCAAAGTCACCATCACAATGTAAATGTAATATAGTATCAAGATTTTATGTATAAATGACCGGCTATAAAGTCATGCTGTGATAacctttctaaaaaaatttgaaaagccAACCAAAATTCTGTACCCTTTTATGTCAATGAAAAAAAGCCCCGAAAAAGTTGCAGAGGTTAGAAGAATAAAAGAAGGGAAAGAGAAAATATCCACCATAGTATCACTTTCACCTTTTTCCACATAGAGTCGAGCACGCTACGGTTAAATGGCAAAGCTTCTAAggaagattttctttttcttcaccgGACCCTATTAGTTTTGCCTAATACCCGtctgaatttcttttttcttatttttattcaataattatcaatttaaacTTCCAGAAAGATATCCGTATGAAAAATTAAGGCTCTGTTTGGAGTTAGATGATGAAATgtagaaggggaaaaaaataaacttccttgacaatttttttcttttgttttgttgttgacAAAAACATAgagatcttttttctttttttttttttttttgcctcttattttcagtttttccttttaattttctccatttttttcaactttcatGGGGAGAAATGGAAAAGAGAAAGATGGGAAAATTGTCTTTATATTTCCTTAAATTAAGGGAACTTGGTTTAGATTTTAATCTTGAGGAAAAATGTCTTTTTCATATGGCCTCAAGTGTGGtcattttaaaaactaaatccTAATACTGTATCAGATTTTATTCATTAAGTTAACAAACTGCGGTTATTCAAACTCTTGTTTTTatcattcaaaaaattaataaatatatatacaattttgatcaaattagaatattttaattttataaaattataaaacagtTCAAATCAATTAGAAAAATGGATCATTTGAgtttaacttttttatattatattttgaatttataaaaatcacaatatttataattattatatatatatatatatatgttattttattactttttcaaaaagagaaaaaaaagctaGTCTATTATACTTCGTAAAAGAAAACCCATCTGAGAACTCGAAAATTTGTAGTAGTGGTAGTGTTAGCGAGTTTAATTTGACTCCAAACAAAAGGTCAGGCTCCCATATTAATTAATCCATGTGCAACAATTCGAATGGTTCCGTAATATATTAGGCATGCATTTCTTACTAACACAttctcaaaattaaataaacaaaacgaatatattaaaattagttgTCGCTATATTaacttcttcctttttctcatttttttaaaaataataataataattccaaaCGGATCGGACCAAACCCGTCGACTCATTCAGTGAACGTCCTTTTGAAGTAAAACAAACAAGATATTTGTATTTCCTTCTTAAAAGTTATAAGATTAAGatttgaataataattatataaaataaaaggcaTTACAGCaacagttttttttattttttattttttattttttttagagttAATAGGTATTGCAGCAATCAGAGAAGGTAAAGCcttctattttaataaaaaaattcagtttttttttgtttttaaaatataatccaatgcTTTACTTGGGAATGCAATATTGAGGATAATACTGTTAAATGAGTATTATGTGGGGGAACAATTAGGCAAAAAACAAGTTGATAAATTATGTTTGAAAAATTCAAACCGTAGCTGGGTCTGGTCGGAGGAGTGGACTCTTATGGCGACGCGATTCTTTTTCTCATTATGAATAAAAGTCTTAGATTCGTTTTTCtacctatataaatatataaaggtattttttaaagaataaaaaaaaaaattatggatagAGTAGAgagattcaaattcaaatattttgagtaaacaataattttgtatttaaaaaaaaaaaattggacaaattatataaataagtgGTAGTGGATTGTGCGCGTTAATCTATGAATTAGCTGTCATATTACTAATGCGGTGGCCATGAAACATTTTgagtattaatttaattttaacgtggttttattattatattggtgTTGTAATTTCTTTGTGTTTTGAGGAGGAAAAAAACGtggttttataatattataattaataagttCTGTATTTTGACGGTCAAAGCATGGAAAAGtcaactactttttttttttatttttgggtgaaatGACCCCTTTTATATTATATCGCGTCCGTGCATGTAATCTAATGCGTACACGAAGTGTACTACTATAAATACGTGGCATTGcttttcatttataaaattaaaaacaaaccaTCAACATCAAGTGGgccatcccttttttttttttttttaccgcaAAAAAGTGGGCCGtcctttaaaacaaaaaactgtttttttttttttttttttttggggggggaataacaaaaaaaactgCTTGAATTCGAGCAAAAAAGAAAtgcttgaaaaagaaaaaagaaaaaacactttGCTTTGTAGtctaatttctttatttatttaaaatatgattGAGTTAGGAATTGAGATCTAGAAACTTTGTAACacttatcaaaaaagaaatgcttaaaacagaaaaaagaaaaaagaaaaaacactttGCTTTGTAGTCtaatttctttatctatttataatatGATTGAGTTAGGAATTGAGATCTAGAAACTTTGTAACATTTACAATAATGAAAACTGATCGATACCCATCATTTTCTAAGACATTGCCGCTCAATTTAAAACACCCATTATACTCGATACATGTATttgttaatttatcaaaaaaacaaattacatgtatttgttaatttatcgcattaattagttttttaataatatcacaTTAATCAGTTAGATCTGGACAATTTATTGCCGAGGTAAATATAAAGGAAAACccaatgttttctttttaaaatttttaatgtttcAGTTTaatacttttgatttttttttttcttttgtcaaacTTTTACATGAAAAAAGCGCTATCGGTCTATCAGCTATTGAAATAAAGAAGCCATGTTTAgcaatcaaaaaaaataaataaataaagatggaAGTGATTTAATGAAATTTGTGAATTATTTTGTCAAAAGCACCATTACTTGCTAAACACTTGTTCAAGTTGACTGGAGTTTGGACgtgcgctttttttttttttttttcgttttctttttcttctttctttagaAATATTATCACTAGATATTTctaaactatataatatttaaaatttaaaattattttttaataaattgatttttgaatttgttaatttgtttcgtcattaatctttaattaatttttatttaaaatttcatcatCATATAAGATTAAAGTTAAACTTTTGTATAATTTAGAGATTACATGCACAATAAACACTAAAAAAATACTTACATTAtgcttttaaatatatttttcaataaaataaatatttttattaataattatttaaaaatcttcaaaaaattatttttttttatagaaaatcatgaaaataaaattaaaaaagtactttatcctttgaaatattttttaaaaaataaaaattttaaattatataaaaattatttattaataatttcattttgaaaatCCAGTGTCATTTAAGAACATTTCAGTTACGTcctccatttatttattataaatagattttttaatatatgggaATGATTtacaaacatttttaaattgaatttttattttatattctcttgataaatttcaaacatttaatactcaattcaatttttaaatataattttctatatcccagtttatatatatataaaaaaaaggctttctataaaaaatataatttttagattttaaaataattattgataaaaataataattattattattatttttaatatttattgcaTATATGGTCTCTatactatataaaaaattttactttgaatgtattcaatttaaagtttgatggatttaaaatgagttataaaatttaaagaatttgataaattgttatggaatttcatagattctataaaaaatttatgagaatccaataaaatcttTAAGGTAAAgactggatttcatattgataattttttttataattttattttgaaaatcctttcaaattcattaaaatcaattcaaattcattaaaattcattattttttaaaatcaataactttttgaatgcctatagattttaaaaaaatttacaaagtcttaattaaatacattcgaattttaatagatttttataaaatttattaaatctgaattaaatatcattaaacttatatgaactttttaaaaatctaaatcgaatttCTTTAAACTGCTAAAaattcttcaaattctaaattgaatacacctctTTGGTCTCTTACATTAATAGAATTTTGGAAGGaaagtggaaaaataaatttacaagttcAAAATCAATTTGTCGAAAAAAAAGGTTTGAGAATCTAACTTTTACTAGTAATATAATTTAGAGATCTCTTAATAATAATATCCCATTTTTTTCTGAAGTCTGGAAGTGTGCTTAGTCAGCAACTGTTaacctcctcttcttcttcttttctttccttttttttttcaaattttaaatggattctcatgtatttttttattgatggatcatacataataatagtaataataataatataatttatttgttcttatgattattattgttgctgCTGAAAACAACATCCTTCGTCAGTCGGTAAACTTTTTCTTGCTGATAAAACTTCTGTCAAGTTAAGTGTCAACCTTTAATTATGTGCCCGTGACTGATTatagttttcaaataaaaatctgaaatttgaaattaaaatatagcGAAAGAATCTCTTTTCAAAAATGCTAACGATCACCGAATTCGGTTTACTAAATAATGCAGGgaaatattattacatttattttccatgaattttggatataattttTTGTCAGTCGCTAATTTTACACCACATCCTttggtcaaaaaaataaaaataaaattggcatCTATGCAGCAATACTGAAACTGTTTTTGGAATTAttcagtaattatttttattattattattttttttaatctttttgacAACATTTGGTAGTAACCGTTTGAGTTCtaaaaaatttgagtttgtaTCAAGCATCTATTAATACTGTCCGGGCCTGGCAACAGAGTAACCCATTACAAGAACGGGCCGGGCCTAAAATGTAAGGCCCAAATTGTCCACAAATGGTTCATACTAGAATAACGCACGAAACCATGAACAGAAAGCCAGCAACGTTTACTACACTTCCAAGTTTGAGCAGCGAGTGTCTGAGTGATCGCCGGAAAACATGGTTGATGGGGGTTTACATTCTCCGTCACCTTCTATAACAACATACCCATAAAAAGCTTTGCTCATGTGGTCTTTGCTTCCCTCTAGGAGCAACACTTGCCATGCACAGACTGCATTTTCACTGTGGCATTTTCACAAACATCTGTAAGAGACGTTTCCACTGCCGCTGAAATAGGTATTCAACTGTTTACTGAGCTGCTTGTTCTCTACCCAATGTTTTCATGTCATTTGTGTTATCTTTTGGCCCTTTTTTCACTTGATAGCTTGGAAAAATGAGGTCGGGTTTTTACATTCGGTATGGAATCGGTATCCCAATTGAAATAGTTGTCTCTGAATGCTAATGGGCATTACCCATTTTGAGTTAACATGTCTGCTAACATGTTTGTGAGAAGAAACTGGTCGAGGGAAGCTTCGCCTGGTTGGTGGTGGCTGATTCAGAACCGACTCATGACCACAAGTAAACGGGTACAGGACAGGAGCAAGATGAAGAGGGTTCATGATCTTGAAATTGTAACAGAGAAGTGGAAGATAGCCTCCAAGGTACTCTTCTTGATGGAAATTCTGAAGAAAGAGCCAGAAATGATAATTCCAGTAAGGTCACTGGAACAGTACCGGAGGCAGATAAACCTCCCTAAACCCCATAAGGTCTCTGATTTCATTAGGAAATCACCTAAATTGTTCGAGTTGTATAAGGATCATAGGGGGGTTTTATGGTGTGGGATGACAAAGCTAGCTGAGGACCTGGTGGAAGAAGAGGAGAGGATTCTTGAGGGGAACGAGAATAATGCTGCTGAATATGTTACCCGGTTTTTAATGATGTCGGTTGATAAAATGCTTCCTTTGGATAAGATTGCCCATTTTAGGAGAGATTTTGGCCTGCCGGTTGATTTTCGTACTAGTTGGGTTCACAAGTATCCCCAACACTTTAAGGTGGCGAAAAATGAGGATGAGGCTGAGTATTTGAAACTTGTTAATTGGAATCCTGCTTGGGCTATAACAGAGTTAGAGAAGAAAACAATGGGGATTACTGAATCCGTTGCTCATACCCCAGGATTgctttctcttccttttcctttgaaGTTTCCTCCCTATTATAAGAAAGTATATAGATATGGAGGAAAAATTGAGCACTTTCAGAAAAGGTGTTATTTATCTCCTTATGCAGATGCCAGAGGACTGAAAGCTGGCTCACTAGAATTCGACAAGAGGGCAGTAGCTGTAATGCATGAACTGCTTAGCTTTACCATTGAGAAGAGATTGGTCACTGACCATCTCACTCACTTTCGGAGGGAACTTGTGATGCCTCAAAAGCTTATGAGACTTCTTTTGAAGCATATTGGAATTTTTTATGTCTCAGAGAGAGGGAAGAGGTTTAGTGTCTTCTTGACAGAAGCATATGAAGGTTCGGAACTGATTAAGAAAGGACCTTTGGTTCTGTGGAAGGAAAAGGTCCAGAGCCTTATAGGTTACagaggaaagaagaagaagattgaaACTTTCACTGACATGTCAGACATGGAAGATAATGATTTGCTCGAGAGTGATTCTGAGAATGAGAGTGTATCTTTGCAACTTGAGCAAGAGGAAGATTTAGGTTGTTTGGAGGATAGTTTACCTATAGATAATGCAGAAATGGAGACTGAAGAGGTTTCCAATGCATACACGGATGTTGACACATCTTAAGGCTATAAATCTTATAGTATACACATTGGTCTGTGATAACCCCCAAATGCATCTCTATGAGCTGCCTTGGCTTCATATTGTAATGTTAGACTCCATTTATTTGGTACTAAAATATTTCCACTGAGAATTGAGGCATGAATTAGAAAACAAGATAGCAGCTATTGAGGGGAGCAGTGGTGGTGTTGGAACTTATACTGACAATATGAGAATTTTTTGACGTAGTGTGAGAATGTTCACGATTTACTTAGAGAGAAATAAAGAAGAATGCAAAGACTTTCCTTCGAAGTAAGTACTACATCCTATGACCTATTTCTGCTTCAATGCACAATTTT includes the following:
- the LOC107420025 gene encoding thiol-disulfide oxidoreductase LTO1-like; the encoded protein is TSVAASSVYFLYILSTKFTGASCSYCLLSALLSFNLFFITQKDFGLQHIQKVVGLQLFIASLVVLALNSSYSSSQPMPSSLVEIELPYFTTAITSPSSPFALSLAKHLQSIGAKMYGAFWYSHYLEQKQMFGSEAAKQLNYVECFLDGYKKGTKILKACTDAGIEGFPTWVINGQVRKLLSGEQELSDLVQASGFDVK
- the LOC107420084 gene encoding protein WHAT'S THIS FACTOR 1 homolog, chloroplastic; translation: MSANMFVRRNWSREASPGWWWLIQNRLMTTSKRVQDRSKMKRVHDLEIVTEKWKIASKVLFLMEILKKEPEMIIPVRSLEQYRRQINLPKPHKVSDFIRKSPKLFELYKDHRGVLWCGMTKLAEDLVEEEERILEGNENNAAEYVTRFLMMSVDKMLPLDKIAHFRRDFGLPVDFRTSWVHKYPQHFKVAKNEDEAEYLKLVNWNPAWAITELEKKTMGITESVAHTPGLLSLPFPLKFPPYYKKVYRYGGKIEHFQKRCYLSPYADARGLKAGSLEFDKRAVAVMHELLSFTIEKRLVTDHLTHFRRELVMPQKLMRLLLKHIGIFYVSERGKRFSVFLTEAYEGSELIKKGPLVLWKEKVQSLIGYRGKKKKIETFTDMSDMEDNDLLESDSENESVSLQLEQEEDLGCLEDSLPIDNAEMETEEVSNAYTDVDTS